One segment of Streptomyces sp. NA02950 DNA contains the following:
- a CDS encoding GNAT family N-acetyltransferase — MPELQRLRRDHAVALLAFERENRAYFAQTIPDRGDDYFTDFDARHSELLAEQDAGLHHLHLIVDAVGAVLGRVNLVGVEDGTAELGYRIAERAARQGLATSAVRQICVLAATEYGLTALRAKTTLDNAGSRAVLARTGFVPTGDEFTLGHRPGMAYVRDLTDVREAAARETAAP; from the coding sequence ATGCCCGAACTCCAGCGACTCCGGCGCGATCACGCCGTAGCCCTGCTCGCCTTCGAGCGGGAGAACCGCGCCTACTTCGCGCAGACGATTCCCGACCGCGGTGACGACTACTTCACCGACTTCGACGCGCGCCACTCCGAGCTGCTCGCCGAACAGGACGCCGGACTTCACCACCTGCACCTGATCGTGGACGCCGTCGGCGCGGTGCTGGGGCGGGTCAACCTGGTCGGTGTGGAGGACGGCACGGCCGAGCTGGGCTACCGGATCGCCGAGCGGGCCGCCCGCCAGGGCCTCGCCACCAGCGCCGTCCGGCAGATCTGCGTCCTGGCCGCCACCGAGTACGGGCTGACCGCGCTGCGCGCCAAGACCACGCTCGACAACGCCGGGTCGCGCGCCGTACTGGCCCGCACCGGCTTCGTGCCGACCGGGGACGAGTTCACCCTGGGCCACCGGCCCGGGATGGCGTACGTCCGCGATCTGACCGACGTCCGGGAGGCGGCCGCCCGGGAGACGGCCGCCCCGTAG
- a CDS encoding bifunctional 2-polyprenyl-6-hydroxyphenol methylase/3-demethylubiquinol 3-O-methyltransferase UbiG, whose amino-acid sequence MPGAPRIELDSRAPEAVDGRQIRAVAFQEARLAYVRTALTGVGLCASGSRALVVGSGRGLLARGLAGLGFEVVAADPSAAATELAREAHGPERPGIVYLTAPAEELGLVDASFDLVYCADTFEITSRLDRVLAEAARVLRPGGALVYDTVNRTPLSRLIYLGAFQRFPTTRIMPAGRYAADRLRTPAELAAALDRHGLRQEDVCDFRPKDPVRLVRATVARRRGRITDERIPSLVEVVLAPGARPLVTYLGYARRV is encoded by the coding sequence ATGCCCGGTGCCCCGCGTATCGAGCTGGACTCACGCGCGCCGGAGGCGGTCGACGGCCGTCAGATCCGGGCCGTCGCCTTCCAGGAAGCGCGACTGGCCTATGTACGGACAGCCCTCACGGGGGTGGGGCTGTGCGCGTCCGGGAGCCGGGCCCTGGTGGTGGGAAGCGGTCGCGGGCTGCTGGCCCGCGGTCTCGCCGGGCTCGGCTTCGAGGTCGTGGCCGCCGATCCGTCCGCCGCCGCCACCGAACTGGCCCGTGAGGCACATGGGCCCGAACGTCCCGGGATCGTGTATCTGACCGCCCCCGCCGAGGAACTCGGCCTCGTCGACGCCTCGTTCGACCTCGTCTACTGCGCGGACACCTTCGAGATCACGTCCCGGCTCGACCGGGTGCTGGCGGAGGCCGCCCGGGTACTGCGGCCCGGCGGGGCGCTGGTCTACGACACCGTGAACCGCACCCCGCTGTCCCGGCTGATCTACCTCGGCGCCTTCCAGCGATTCCCGACGACGCGGATCATGCCCGCCGGACGCTATGCGGCGGACCGGCTGCGCACCCCTGCCGAACTGGCCGCGGCGCTGGACCGGCACGGACTGCGCCAGGAGGACGTCTGCGACTTCCGTCCAAAGGATCCCGTCCGTCTGGTCCGGGCCACCGTGGCCCGCCGCCGCGGCCGGATCACCGACGAGCGGATCCCGTCCCTGGTCGAGGTGGTGCTCGCGCCGGGCGCCCGGCCGCTGGTCACCTACCTCGGCTACGCCCGCAGGGTCTGA
- a CDS encoding GNAT family N-acetyltransferase — protein sequence MSVLTTSPVPASTSSYVTSIAHTEEQVHAAQRLRYQVFGEERGGKLSSPFAGRDVDEFDELMDHLIVTDTATGTVVGTYRLLPPGRSERLYSDTEFDLRGLPEQVRSSMVEAGRACVHPDHRSGAVINLMWAGLARYVLLSGHRYLAGCASVPLADGGQAAANAWLLGTTRHAAPFDLRVHPLDPWIPTRTLDAEPSYAELPPLLRGYLRVGAWMCGSPQHDRSFDDADFFVLLDTERMNDRYRRYFLGEAR from the coding sequence ATGTCCGTGCTCACGACGTCCCCGGTACCGGCGTCCACCAGCTCGTATGTCACCTCCATCGCCCACACCGAGGAGCAGGTCCACGCCGCGCAGCGGCTGCGCTACCAGGTGTTCGGCGAGGAGCGGGGAGGCAAGCTGTCCTCGCCCTTCGCCGGGCGTGATGTGGACGAGTTCGACGAGCTGATGGACCACCTGATCGTCACGGACACGGCGACCGGCACCGTGGTCGGCACCTACCGGCTGCTGCCCCCGGGCCGCAGCGAACGGCTCTACTCGGACACCGAGTTCGATCTGCGCGGCCTTCCGGAGCAGGTCCGTTCGTCGATGGTCGAGGCGGGACGGGCGTGTGTGCACCCCGACCACCGCTCGGGCGCGGTGATCAATCTGATGTGGGCCGGACTGGCCCGCTACGTCCTGCTGTCCGGCCACCGCTATCTCGCGGGCTGCGCCTCGGTTCCGCTGGCCGACGGCGGACAGGCCGCGGCCAACGCCTGGCTGCTGGGCACCACCCGGCACGCCGCCCCCTTTGACCTGCGGGTGCATCCGCTCGACCCGTGGATACCGACCCGGACGCTGGACGCCGAGCCCAGCTATGCCGAACTGCCGCCGCTGCTCCGCGGCTATCTGCGGGTCGGCGCCTGGATGTGCGGCTCCCCGCAGCACGACCGGAGCTTCGACGACGCCGACTTCTTCGTCCTGCTGGACACCGAGCGGATGAACGACCGCTACCGCCGCTACTTCCTGGGCGAGGCCAGGTGA
- a CDS encoding response regulator transcription factor translates to MTETRESPPTPHPIRVFLLDDHEVVRRGLHDLLDAEPDIEVVGDAGTVDHALARGPALRPDVAILDVRLPDGDGITVCRELRSRMPALACLMLTSFDDDDALLDAIMAGAAGYVLKQIKGSDLVSAVRTVASGQSMLDPATTARLMRTLRGDTTPQEPKDEVLAGLSPREREILVLIGEGLTNRQIGKRLFLSEKTVKNHISRLLAKLGVERRIQAAVLATHSSPPSPDEHPARSAPQAPHAPHR, encoded by the coding sequence ATGACCGAGACACGGGAATCCCCGCCGACACCGCACCCCATCAGGGTGTTCCTGCTCGACGACCACGAGGTGGTCCGGCGCGGGCTGCACGACCTGCTGGACGCCGAGCCCGACATCGAGGTGGTCGGGGACGCCGGGACCGTCGACCACGCGCTGGCGCGGGGCCCCGCGCTCCGGCCGGACGTGGCCATCCTGGACGTCCGGCTGCCGGACGGGGACGGCATCACGGTCTGCCGTGAGCTGCGCTCCCGGATGCCGGCTCTGGCCTGTCTGATGCTCACCTCGTTCGACGACGACGATGCCCTGCTGGACGCGATCATGGCCGGGGCCGCGGGCTATGTCCTCAAGCAGATCAAGGGCTCCGATCTGGTCTCCGCGGTCCGTACGGTCGCCTCCGGGCAGTCGATGCTCGATCCGGCGACCACCGCCCGGCTGATGCGCACCCTGCGCGGGGACACCACCCCGCAGGAGCCGAAGGACGAGGTGCTGGCCGGGCTGTCGCCACGGGAGCGGGAGATCCTGGTGCTGATCGGCGAGGGGCTGACCAACCGGCAGATCGGCAAGCGGCTCTTCCTCTCCGAGAAGACGGTCAAGAACCACATCTCCCGGCTGCTGGCCAAGCTGGGCGTCGAGCGCCGCATCCAGGCGGCGGTGCTGGCGACCCACTCCTCCCCGCCGTCCCCCGACGAGCACCCGGCGCGCTCCGCGCCCCAGGCGCCCCATGCGCCCCACCGCTGA
- a CDS encoding CBS domain-containing protein translates to MQRTSHIVSDVMTHTVVAVGREAPFKEIVRTLEQWRVSALPVLEGEGRVIGVVSEADLLPKEEFRDSDPARVSQLRDLPDAAKAGALTAEELMTSPAITVHASATLAEAARIMTHKRVKRLPVVDEEGRLEGIVSRADLLKVFLRPDEDIEEEVRREVVAHLFPSPGQTVQVSVSEGVVTLTGRIRDAVLVPAAARLIRAVEGVVDFDNQLTTAPPAAQRS, encoded by the coding sequence GTGCAACGGACCTCGCACATCGTCAGCGATGTGATGACGCATACGGTGGTGGCCGTCGGCCGCGAGGCGCCGTTCAAGGAGATCGTCCGGACGCTGGAGCAGTGGCGGGTCAGCGCACTGCCGGTGCTGGAGGGCGAGGGCCGGGTCATCGGTGTGGTCTCCGAGGCGGATCTGCTGCCCAAGGAGGAGTTCCGGGACAGCGATCCGGCCCGGGTGTCCCAGCTGCGCGATCTGCCGGACGCGGCCAAGGCGGGCGCGCTGACCGCCGAGGAGCTGATGACCTCCCCGGCCATCACGGTGCACGCGAGCGCGACGCTGGCGGAGGCCGCGCGCATCATGACGCACAAGCGCGTCAAGCGGCTGCCGGTGGTCGACGAAGAAGGCCGTCTGGAGGGCATCGTCAGCCGTGCCGATCTGCTGAAGGTCTTTCTGCGGCCGGACGAGGACATCGAGGAGGAGGTGCGCCGCGAGGTGGTGGCCCATCTCTTCCCGAGCCCGGGACAGACGGTCCAGGTCAGCGTCAGCGAGGGCGTGGTCACCCTCACCGGCCGGATCAGGGACGCCGTTCTCGTTCCAGCGGCGGCCCGGCTGATCCGGGCGGTCGAGGGCGTGGTGGACTTCGACAACCAGCTCACGACGGCTCCGCCCGCGGCACAGCGGTCGTAG
- a CDS encoding GAF domain-containing protein: MESARNPEDLPRLRLDELLEELQVRIDAVRGTQDRVYSLLEAVLSVGRELDLSHVLRRIVEAAVILVDAEYGALGVIGEDQRLAEFLPVGVDKERIETIGGLPSGHGILGELIRHPEPLRLAELSEHPASYGFPPGHPPMRSFLGVPIRVRDEVFGNLYLTEKRGGQEFDGEDETVLSTLAVAAGVAIENARLYEEAQHRQHWLEANAEVTNSLLSGVDETSVLELIVDHARRILSADLGVLMLPVAGSDDLEVALAAGIDAEAHRGLVLPCRGTFAGAAFTASEPVTSTDVGNDPRITVGPRRWEGLGPAVAVPMRTSDGVGGVLSLARAAHSAPFTQIETDTLLGFAGQAAIAMKLAERRRDAEQLALLEDRDRIARDLHDLAIQRLFAAGMTLQSTLRFVQHPEGSERLLRVVDDLDDTIKIIRSTIFGLRSHEAGPAVQGLRVRTAKTIEEAVPALGFTPSLRTEGLVDTDVPRPVADDMVAVLAESLSNTARHARADAAEVSLVVAAGRLTLTVTDNGIGIPEGGRRSGLRNLAERAEKYGGELVLQVPPGGGARLVWGVPLRSP, encoded by the coding sequence ATGGAGAGCGCGAGGAATCCGGAGGACCTGCCCCGCCTGCGGCTGGACGAGCTGCTGGAAGAGCTGCAGGTCCGCATCGACGCGGTGCGCGGCACCCAGGACCGGGTGTACAGCCTGCTGGAAGCCGTGCTCTCGGTCGGCCGTGAGCTCGATCTGTCCCACGTACTGCGGCGGATCGTGGAGGCCGCGGTGATCCTGGTGGACGCCGAGTACGGGGCGCTCGGCGTCATCGGCGAGGACCAGCGGCTCGCGGAGTTCCTGCCGGTGGGCGTCGACAAGGAGCGGATCGAGACGATCGGGGGCCTGCCCTCCGGCCACGGCATCCTCGGCGAGCTGATCCGCCACCCCGAGCCGCTGCGGCTGGCCGAGCTCTCGGAGCACCCCGCCTCGTACGGCTTTCCGCCGGGCCATCCGCCGATGCGCTCCTTCCTGGGGGTGCCCATCCGGGTGCGGGACGAGGTCTTCGGAAATCTCTATCTGACCGAGAAGCGCGGCGGGCAGGAGTTCGACGGGGAGGACGAGACGGTGCTGTCCACCCTGGCCGTGGCCGCGGGCGTGGCCATCGAGAACGCCCGGCTCTACGAGGAGGCCCAGCACCGCCAGCACTGGCTGGAGGCGAACGCGGAGGTCACCAACAGCCTGCTGTCCGGCGTGGACGAGACCAGTGTGCTGGAGCTGATCGTCGACCACGCCCGCCGGATCCTCTCCGCCGATCTCGGGGTGCTGATGCTGCCCGTCGCCGGAAGCGACGATCTGGAGGTGGCACTCGCGGCGGGTATCGACGCCGAGGCGCACCGCGGTCTGGTGCTGCCCTGCCGGGGCACCTTCGCCGGTGCCGCCTTCACCGCCTCCGAGCCGGTCACCAGCACCGACGTCGGGAACGATCCGCGGATCACGGTGGGCCCCCGGCGCTGGGAGGGACTCGGCCCGGCCGTCGCGGTGCCGATGCGCACCAGCGACGGAGTGGGCGGGGTGCTGTCGCTGGCCCGCGCGGCGCACAGCGCGCCCTTCACCCAGATCGAGACCGACACCCTGCTCGGCTTCGCGGGCCAGGCGGCGATCGCCATGAAACTGGCCGAGCGGCGGCGCGACGCCGAACAGCTCGCCCTGCTCGAGGACCGCGACCGGATCGCCCGCGATCTGCACGACCTGGCCATCCAGCGGCTGTTCGCCGCCGGGATGACGCTCCAGAGCACCCTGCGCTTCGTCCAGCACCCCGAGGGCTCCGAACGGCTGCTGCGGGTGGTGGACGACCTCGACGACACCATCAAGATCATTCGGTCGACGATCTTCGGGCTGCGGTCCCATGAGGCGGGTCCCGCCGTCCAGGGGCTGCGCGTCCGTACGGCCAAGACCATCGAGGAGGCCGTGCCCGCGCTCGGCTTCACCCCCTCGCTGCGCACCGAGGGCCTGGTCGACACCGATGTGCCGCGCCCCGTCGCGGACGACATGGTCGCGGTCCTCGCCGAGTCGCTGTCGAACACCGCCCGGCACGCGCGGGCCGACGCCGCGGAGGTCTCCCTCGTCGTCGCCGCCGGGCGGCTCACCCTGACCGTCACCGACAACGGGATCGGCATCCCGGAGGGCGGGCGGCGCAGCGGACTGCGCAACCTGGCGGAGCGCGCCGAGAAGTACGGCGGTGAGCTGGTCCTCCAGGTGCCACCGGGCGGCGGGGCCCGGCTGGTCTGGGGCGTACCGCTGCGCAGCCCCTGA
- a CDS encoding NUDIX domain-containing protein — MTENRTEKRSAGILLFRGTGVATEVLLGHMGGPFWAAKDERAWSVPKGEYTEEEPPEAAARREFEEELGLPPPGGELLPLGSVRQTGGKLVAVWALAGDLDPEEVTPGTFTMEWPRGSGRMREFPEIDRVEWLDLERARTKIVAKQGLFLDRLDALVNGAPLP; from the coding sequence GTGACGGAGAACCGCACGGAGAAGCGCAGCGCCGGAATCCTGCTGTTCCGGGGCACGGGAGTGGCCACCGAGGTGCTGCTCGGCCATATGGGAGGCCCGTTCTGGGCCGCCAAGGACGAGCGCGCGTGGTCCGTGCCCAAGGGCGAGTACACCGAGGAGGAGCCCCCCGAGGCCGCCGCGCGCCGGGAGTTCGAGGAGGAGCTCGGACTGCCGCCGCCCGGCGGTGAGCTGCTGCCGCTCGGCTCGGTCCGGCAGACCGGCGGGAAGCTGGTGGCGGTCTGGGCCCTGGCGGGTGATCTCGATCCGGAGGAGGTCACCCCCGGCACCTTCACCATGGAGTGGCCCCGGGGATCCGGCCGGATGCGGGAGTTCCCCGAGATCGACCGGGTGGAGTGGCTGGATCTCGAACGGGCCCGTACGAAGATCGTGGCCAAGCAGGGGCTCTTCCTGGACCGGCTCGACGCGCTGGTCAACGGGGCGCCGCTACCGTGA
- a CDS encoding DUF2267 domain-containing protein, which translates to MRYDELTDQVRARARLPDRRSAERAVRATLETLAERIPDGLADHLAAQLPTEAAEPMRRVAASHRGSPEERAYRRDHGERFDLTGFAGRIAWRTEHTEEEALREASAFFEVLDAAVDPELMEKVYGVLPSDIRALLPEARAEIDDGGRSGRGGGAGGRRSGG; encoded by the coding sequence ATGCGCTACGACGAACTGACGGACCAGGTCCGGGCGCGGGCCCGGCTGCCGGACCGGCGGTCGGCCGAGCGGGCGGTCCGGGCGACCCTCGAAACTCTCGCCGAGCGGATCCCCGACGGGCTGGCGGACCATCTGGCGGCCCAGCTGCCGACCGAGGCCGCCGAGCCGATGCGCCGGGTGGCCGCCTCCCACCGGGGCTCACCCGAGGAGCGGGCGTACCGGCGCGACCACGGCGAGCGGTTCGACCTCACCGGTTTCGCGGGCCGGATCGCCTGGCGCACCGAGCACACCGAGGAGGAGGCGCTGCGGGAGGCGAGCGCCTTCTTCGAGGTGCTGGACGCCGCGGTGGACCCGGAGCTGATGGAGAAGGTGTACGGGGTGCTGCCGAGCGACATCCGCGCCCTGCTCCCGGAGGCGCGGGCCGAGATCGACGACGGGGGCCGGAGCGGGCGCGGCGGTGGCGCGGGCGGCCGCCGGAGCGGCGGATAG
- the def gene encoding peptide deformylase, with the protein MPTSSLSELVDELLSGTHPLPIISAGVPVLRQPALPYEGQLSQDQLDRLLRAMRDTMHAAPGVGLAAPQIGVPLRLAVIEDPAEVTAEVAQARGRVPQPYRVLVNPSYEPVGDGRAGFFEGCLSIPGWQAVVSRPERIRLRGQDETGRELDEEFTGWPARIVQHETDHLDGVLYLDRAETRSLSSAQAVTDYWSQPTPAAAARVLGFPTHGTGAP; encoded by the coding sequence ATGCCGACCTCCAGCCTGTCCGAACTCGTCGACGAACTGCTCTCCGGCACCCACCCGCTGCCGATCATCTCCGCGGGCGTCCCGGTCCTGCGGCAGCCGGCCCTCCCCTACGAGGGCCAGCTGTCCCAGGACCAGCTCGACCGGCTGCTGCGGGCGATGCGGGACACCATGCACGCCGCGCCCGGTGTGGGCCTGGCCGCCCCCCAGATCGGCGTGCCGCTGCGGCTGGCGGTGATCGAGGATCCGGCGGAGGTGACGGCCGAAGTGGCCCAGGCGCGCGGCCGGGTGCCGCAGCCGTACCGCGTCCTGGTCAACCCGTCGTACGAACCCGTGGGCGACGGTCGGGCGGGGTTCTTCGAGGGGTGCCTGAGCATCCCCGGCTGGCAGGCCGTGGTCAGCCGGCCCGAGCGGATCCGGCTGCGCGGACAGGACGAGACGGGGCGGGAGCTGGACGAGGAGTTCACCGGCTGGCCCGCCCGGATCGTCCAGCACGAGACCGACCATCTCGACGGTGTGCTCTATCTGGACCGTGCCGAGACCCGCTCGCTGTCCTCCGCGCAGGCCGTCACCGACTACTGGTCCCAGCCCACACCCGCCGCCGCGGCCCGGGTCCTCGGCTTCCCGACGCACGGCACCGGCGCACCCTGA
- a CDS encoding helix-turn-helix domain-containing protein, producing the protein MTRTPLGEVACSIARATDLFGDAWTALIMRDVLTGVTRFDDLAHDLGISRKVLAARLSRLVEEGVLIRERYQERPPREHYRATAKGEELYPVLLALMNWGDRWYSGTAGPPARIHHLSCGQDTTAVCACAHCGEPLTAGNTTQLPGPGGRVGPGTRVLGPLIAAREPDREG; encoded by the coding sequence ATGACCCGTACTCCGCTCGGCGAGGTGGCCTGTTCGATCGCCCGCGCCACCGATCTGTTCGGCGACGCGTGGACGGCGCTGATCATGCGGGATGTGCTGACCGGGGTGACCCGCTTCGACGATCTCGCCCATGACCTCGGTATCTCCCGCAAGGTGCTGGCCGCCCGGCTGTCCCGGCTGGTCGAGGAGGGGGTACTGATCCGCGAGCGCTACCAGGAGCGGCCGCCGCGCGAGCACTACCGCGCCACCGCCAAGGGCGAGGAGCTGTATCCGGTGCTGCTGGCCCTGATGAACTGGGGCGACCGCTGGTACTCCGGCACCGCCGGGCCCCCGGCCCGGATCCACCATCTGAGCTGCGGCCAGGACACCACGGCGGTGTGCGCGTGCGCGCACTGCGGCGAGCCCCTCACGGCCGGGAACACCACCCAACTGCCCGGCCCCGGCGGACGCGTCGGACCGGGCACCCGGGTGCTGGGGCCGCTGATCGCCGCCCGCGAGCCGGACCGGGAGGGCTGA
- a CDS encoding cyclic nucleotide-binding domain-containing protein — protein sequence MITRNGVVAAVPPDHRDQFVRLAHEVSFPIGTRIFEEGGPADRFWIISSGGVALDVHVPGRRAPTVDTLGPGDLLGWSWLIPPCRWHLGAEAVSLVRAEEFDAAMVRALCLKDPVLGSALATYVAGVVGRRLRSTRNRLLDLYGPYGSGFRS from the coding sequence ATGATCACCAGAAACGGAGTAGTGGCCGCCGTACCGCCGGACCACCGTGACCAGTTCGTCCGTCTCGCCCATGAGGTGTCCTTTCCGATCGGCACCCGCATCTTCGAAGAGGGGGGCCCGGCCGACCGCTTCTGGATCATCAGCAGCGGCGGAGTGGCCCTCGATGTGCATGTGCCGGGCCGGCGGGCACCCACCGTGGACACGCTCGGCCCCGGCGATCTGCTGGGCTGGTCATGGCTGATCCCGCCGTGCCGGTGGCATCTGGGCGCGGAGGCCGTCAGCTTGGTGCGCGCCGAGGAGTTCGACGCGGCCATGGTGCGTGCGCTGTGCCTCAAGGACCCGGTGCTGGGCAGCGCCCTGGCCACGTATGTGGCGGGTGTGGTCGGGCGACGGCTGCGGTCGACCCGCAACCGGCTGCTGGACCTCTACGGGCCCTACGGCAGCGGCTTCCGGAGCTGA